One genomic segment of Mycolicibacterium chubuense NBB4 includes these proteins:
- a CDS encoding nitrilase-related carbon-nitrogen hydrolase translates to MIVLAAPAAAPLSRSTDSQRAPVRVGLVQHRWRPDARELAETLRTGIDRAAAEGAVAVFLPEITLLRYPADRPGGEHPAALAEELENGPTFALAADAATANGIFVHASLYERAPGDDGLGFNTAILVSPTGELLGRTRKLHIPISAGYYEDTYFRPGPGPGAEPYPVYEPDGLGARIGMPTCWDEWFPEVARSYALAGAEIVVYPTAIGSEPVFPEFDTRPLWQQVIVANGISSGLFMVVPNRVGDEGTVTFYGSSFISDPYGRVLVQAPRDEEAVLIADLDLDQRRDWLELFPFLLTRRPDTYRTLTEAVDAQHPYGAGHRATAVVK, encoded by the coding sequence ATGATCGTCCTCGCCGCCCCCGCCGCTGCACCACTGTCGCGGTCGACGGACTCGCAGCGCGCCCCGGTGCGCGTCGGCCTCGTGCAGCACCGCTGGCGTCCCGACGCCCGGGAGCTGGCCGAGACGCTGCGCACGGGCATCGACCGGGCCGCGGCCGAAGGCGCCGTCGCGGTGTTCCTTCCCGAGATCACGCTGTTGCGCTACCCGGCCGACCGTCCCGGCGGCGAGCATCCCGCGGCCTTGGCCGAGGAGCTCGAGAACGGGCCGACGTTCGCGCTCGCTGCGGACGCCGCGACCGCCAACGGCATCTTCGTGCACGCCTCCCTCTACGAACGCGCCCCCGGTGACGACGGGCTGGGCTTCAACACCGCGATCCTCGTCTCGCCCACGGGCGAGTTGCTCGGCCGCACCCGCAAGCTGCACATCCCGATCTCGGCGGGCTACTACGAGGACACCTACTTCCGTCCCGGGCCCGGGCCCGGCGCCGAGCCCTACCCCGTCTACGAACCCGACGGCCTCGGCGCCCGGATCGGGATGCCGACCTGCTGGGACGAGTGGTTCCCCGAGGTGGCCCGCAGCTACGCGCTCGCCGGTGCCGAGATCGTGGTCTACCCCACGGCGATCGGGTCGGAGCCGGTCTTCCCCGAGTTCGACACCCGGCCGCTGTGGCAACAGGTCATCGTGGCCAACGGCATCAGCAGCGGGCTGTTCATGGTCGTGCCCAACCGTGTCGGCGACGAGGGCACCGTGACGTTCTACGGCTCGTCGTTCATCTCCGACCCGTACGGCCGCGTGCTGGTGCAGGCACCCCGCGACGAGGAGGCGGTGCTGATCGCCGACCTGGATCTCGACCAGCGCCGCGACTGGCTGGAACTGTTCCCGTTCCTGCTGACCCGCCGCCCCGACACCTACCGCACCCTCACCGAAGCCGTTGACGCACAACACCCCTACGGTGCCGGGCACCGCGCCACGGCGGTGGTGAAGTGA
- a CDS encoding TetR/AcrR family transcriptional regulator, which yields MGRPRHPLLSTDRIAEAALDLVLATGGFTITGIARKLRVQPSSLYNHVSGRDDIVELLRERAMSEVAVPADDPGRPWRDVVADIARSYRRSFARYPQLIPLLTSHAVDSPQAITMYDALAVTLTRAGFTPADTLRTISLVDSYVLGSALDVAAPDQPWHTRAEVGPELAAALATGAPKPERADDAFEFGLAVLLRGLSS from the coding sequence ATGGGACGACCTCGCCACCCACTGCTGTCGACCGACCGCATCGCCGAGGCGGCGCTCGACCTCGTGCTGGCCACCGGCGGCTTCACCATCACCGGGATCGCGCGCAAGCTGCGCGTGCAGCCGTCGTCGCTCTACAACCACGTCTCCGGCCGCGACGACATCGTCGAACTGCTGCGCGAGCGTGCGATGTCGGAGGTCGCTGTGCCGGCCGACGACCCGGGCCGGCCGTGGCGCGACGTCGTCGCCGACATCGCGCGCTCGTACCGGCGCAGCTTCGCGCGCTACCCGCAACTCATCCCGCTGCTGACGTCGCACGCGGTCGACAGCCCGCAGGCGATCACGATGTACGACGCGCTGGCGGTGACGCTGACGCGGGCCGGCTTCACCCCGGCCGACACCCTGCGCACGATCAGTCTGGTCGACTCCTACGTGCTGGGCTCGGCGCTCGACGTCGCCGCGCCCGACCAGCCGTGGCACACCCGCGCCGAGGTGGGGCCGGAGCTGGCCGCCGCACTGGCCACCGGTGCGCCCAAACCCGAGCGCGCCGACGACGCCTTCGAGTTCGGGCTGGCGGTGCTGCTGCGCGGGCTCAGTAGCTGA
- a CDS encoding acetamidase/formamidase family protein, translating into MDHVTFIPTPEQFAFTFGGAAPVARITPPTVLTLWTEDAYGGRISSAADVATTALDTEDLNPQTGPFWIEGAEPGDTLAVHLVDLTPARTWGASTLIPFFGGLTSVPVSPTLQDPLPERTYIYEYDSSAHTLAFAAQGSDFGLALPANPMLGTVGVAPARRAVRTSLVPDVFGGNMDTPEMAAGATCYLRVNVPGALFSLGDGHYRQGEGESCGTAVEGAMNVTAIVELIKGGGPVWPRLETDTHLACIGSGRPLEEAWRAGQVEMITWLGELYGLDRLDAYQLLTQISLAPIANVVDPNYSSVTKIDKRLLPAAAAYGGVHAELRSAAGSLGAISY; encoded by the coding sequence ATGGATCACGTCACCTTCATCCCGACGCCGGAGCAGTTCGCGTTCACGTTCGGCGGTGCGGCGCCGGTCGCGCGGATCACGCCGCCGACGGTGCTGACGCTGTGGACGGAGGACGCGTACGGCGGCCGGATCAGCAGCGCGGCCGACGTCGCGACCACCGCACTGGACACCGAGGACCTCAACCCGCAGACGGGGCCGTTCTGGATCGAGGGCGCCGAGCCCGGCGACACGCTGGCCGTCCACCTGGTCGACCTGACCCCGGCGCGCACGTGGGGCGCATCCACGCTGATCCCCTTCTTCGGCGGCCTCACCAGTGTGCCCGTCAGCCCGACCCTGCAGGACCCGCTGCCCGAACGCACCTATATCTACGAATACGATTCCAGCGCACATACTTTGGCGTTCGCGGCGCAGGGCAGCGACTTCGGGCTGGCCTTGCCCGCCAACCCGATGCTGGGCACGGTCGGTGTCGCTCCGGCCCGCCGCGCGGTCCGCACCTCGCTGGTGCCCGACGTGTTCGGCGGCAACATGGACACTCCGGAGATGGCCGCGGGGGCGACCTGCTATCTGCGGGTCAACGTCCCCGGGGCGCTGTTCTCGCTCGGCGACGGCCACTACCGCCAGGGCGAGGGCGAGTCGTGCGGCACCGCGGTGGAAGGCGCGATGAACGTCACCGCGATCGTCGAGCTGATCAAGGGCGGCGGCCCGGTGTGGCCCCGGTTGGAGACCGACACCCACTTGGCGTGCATCGGCTCGGGCCGGCCGCTGGAGGAGGCGTGGCGGGCCGGTCAGGTCGAGATGATCACCTGGCTGGGCGAGCTCTACGGCCTCGACCGGCTCGACGCCTATCAGCTGCTGACCCAGATCTCGCTCGCGCCGATCGCCAACGTCGTCGACCCCAACTACAGCTCGGTGACCAAGATCGACAAGCGGCTCTTGCCCGCCGCAGCGGCCTACGGCGGTGTGCACGCCGAATTGCGTTCAGCGGCAGGATCACTCGGCGCGATCAGCTACTGA
- a CDS encoding nitroreductase family deazaflavin-dependent oxidoreductase has protein sequence MSDERDFNQRNIDEFRANGGKVGGQFEGFPLLLLTSTGAKSGQQRVNPVAYFDIGDRIYIVGSAAGRDRNPAWVHNIRVHPDVTVEIGEDAPKPFSVRELPRGERDRIYPVVVERAPGFGDYEKRTDRVIPVFELLPA, from the coding sequence ATGAGCGACGAACGCGATTTCAACCAGCGCAACATCGACGAATTCCGCGCCAACGGTGGCAAGGTCGGCGGTCAGTTCGAAGGCTTCCCGTTGCTGCTGCTGACCTCCACCGGCGCCAAGAGCGGGCAGCAGCGCGTCAACCCCGTGGCGTACTTCGACATCGGCGACCGCATCTACATCGTCGGCTCCGCCGCCGGGCGGGACCGCAATCCCGCCTGGGTGCACAACATTCGCGTTCATCCGGACGTCACCGTCGAGATCGGTGAGGACGCGCCGAAGCCGTTCTCGGTGCGCGAGTTGCCCCGCGGCGAGCGTGACCGCATCTACCCGGTCGTCGTCGAGCGCGCCCCCGGATTCGGTGACTACGAGAAGCGCACCGACCGCGTCATCCCCGTCTTCGAACTCCTGCCGGCCTGA
- a CDS encoding esterase family protein, whose protein sequence is MLLAAAFLTTGPAPQAQAFSRAGLPIEQLDIPSPAMGRNIRVEFQGGGPHSVLLLDGLRAQDDFNGWDINTSAFEWFFQSGVSVIMPVGGQSSFYADWYRPAKGNAGTLTYKWETFLTREMPAWLAANRGQDPFGNAVVGLSMSGGAALTLAAWYPQLYKFAASLSGYLAPSHGLWPTLIDIAMHDAGGYDANDMWGPSGSPAWLRADPTLNIGRLVANRTAMWVYCGNGVMSDLDTGSDFSGNFSAGYLETITLSTNKEFRDKYLAAGGRNAVFNFPPNGTHSWGYWGAQLQAMKPDIVRLLAPPPPPPPPPGAPLPPPPGAPLPPPPAPAG, encoded by the coding sequence ATGCTGCTCGCCGCGGCGTTCCTGACAACCGGCCCGGCGCCGCAGGCCCAGGCGTTCTCCCGCGCGGGCCTGCCGATCGAGCAGCTCGACATCCCCTCGCCGGCCATGGGGCGCAACATCCGCGTCGAATTCCAGGGCGGCGGGCCACATTCCGTGCTGCTGCTCGACGGCCTGCGCGCACAGGACGACTTCAACGGCTGGGACATCAACACCTCGGCGTTCGAGTGGTTCTTCCAGTCCGGCGTGTCGGTGATCATGCCCGTCGGCGGGCAGTCCAGTTTCTATGCGGACTGGTACCGGCCGGCGAAGGGCAATGCCGGCACACTGACCTACAAGTGGGAGACCTTCCTCACCCGCGAGATGCCGGCGTGGCTGGCGGCCAACCGCGGGCAGGACCCGTTCGGCAATGCCGTTGTGGGACTCTCGATGTCGGGTGGGGCCGCGCTCACGCTGGCCGCCTGGTATCCGCAGTTGTACAAGTTCGCCGCGTCGCTGTCGGGTTACCTCGCGCCGTCGCACGGACTGTGGCCGACGCTGATCGACATCGCGATGCACGACGCCGGCGGCTACGACGCCAACGACATGTGGGGCCCGTCCGGATCGCCGGCGTGGCTGCGCGCCGACCCCACGCTGAACATCGGCCGGCTCGTCGCCAACCGCACCGCGATGTGGGTCTACTGCGGCAACGGCGTGATGTCCGACCTGGACACCGGTTCGGACTTCAGCGGCAACTTCAGCGCGGGCTATCTCGAGACCATCACGCTGTCCACGAACAAGGAGTTCCGCGACAAGTACCTCGCTGCCGGGGGCCGCAACGCGGTGTTCAACTTCCCGCCCAACGGCACCCACAGCTGGGGCTACTGGGGCGCCCAGCTGCAAGCGATGAAGCCCGACATCGTGCGCCTGCTCGCGCCGCCACCTCCGCCGCCACCGCCGCCCGGTGCGCCACTGCCGCCACCGCCCGGTGCGCCACTGCCACCGCCGCCGGCACCGGCAGGCTGA
- a CDS encoding phytanoyl-CoA dioxygenase family protein → MVDVDAFLADGFVHVAGTAPRETVDAARELLWQRLGLSPDEPENWSRPVVWTADLTGDGPFGEIARSPVLADALDRLVGAGAWVPRGSLGNIPVRFPVRPPADDRGWHIDLNTPCADGSWAVSARPHTMLVLTLLSEVSTDDAPTRLRAGSHRDTPAALGDGLFGAVEAAALVDAASAHRPVHHATGSPGDVYVVHPFTVHAADEHRGTTPRFMAQGPVLLTSPR, encoded by the coding sequence GTGGTCGACGTCGACGCCTTCCTCGCCGACGGGTTCGTCCACGTCGCGGGCACCGCCCCTCGGGAGACCGTCGATGCGGCCCGCGAACTGTTGTGGCAGCGGCTCGGTCTGTCACCCGACGAGCCGGAGAACTGGAGCCGGCCGGTCGTGTGGACCGCCGACCTCACCGGGGACGGACCGTTCGGCGAGATCGCCCGCAGCCCAGTGCTCGCCGACGCGCTGGACCGCCTCGTCGGGGCCGGCGCCTGGGTGCCCCGCGGCTCGCTCGGCAACATCCCGGTCCGGTTTCCGGTGCGTCCGCCCGCCGACGATCGCGGCTGGCACATCGACCTGAACACGCCCTGCGCCGACGGCTCGTGGGCGGTGAGCGCCCGACCGCACACGATGCTGGTGCTGACGCTGTTGTCGGAGGTCTCGACGGACGACGCCCCGACCCGCCTGCGCGCGGGTTCGCACCGGGACACGCCCGCAGCGCTCGGGGACGGACTGTTCGGCGCCGTCGAGGCCGCTGCGCTCGTCGACGCGGCCAGTGCGCACCGTCCCGTGCACCACGCCACGGGCTCACCCGGTGACGTGTACGTGGTGCACCCGTTCACGGTGCACGCCGCCGACGAACACCGCGGCACCACGCCGCGTTTCATGGCCCAGGGGCCGGTCCTGCTCACCTCCCCCCGGTGA
- a CDS encoding glycogen/starch/alpha-glucan phosphorylase, which produces MTDLANPPTSTSAEVSGVTAGPTGQSRSGMTADALRAAVSDHLLYSIARPPAVLTPEHYYRALSLAVRDRMQKRWMATTQDWLDRSAKVTCYLSAEFLMGPQLGNNLLNLGIEDEARTALAGLGQDLDVILDCEGEPGLGNGGLGRLAACYLDSLATLERPSIGYGIRYEFGIFSQEIVDGWQVEKTDNWLVRGNPWEIDKPDASYLVSWGGHTEAYEDVTGRLRVRWVPQRVFQGVSYDTPVQGYGVNTCNTLTLWSARAVESFALEAFNTGDFYRAVDEEVVSETVSKVLYPNDEPEAGKRLRLLQQYFFVTCSLQDVLNIHTQRAGLPLSALPDKWAIQLNDTHPSIAVAELMRLLIDDHQLPWEQAWNLTVRTFGYTNHTLLPEALETWPLAMFSEALPRHLELIYEINDRFLEEVRARFPGDEERVARMSLIGEDGGRSVRMAHLATVGSHAVNGVAALHSELLKSSVLKDFYEMWPQRFGNVTNGVTPRRFLALSNPGLRGLLDQTIGTGWLTDLERLHGLESFVDDPAFRQRWRDVKRVNKSRLAEFIHSATGIECSPAWMFDVQVKRIHEYKRQHLMALHIITLYHRLKTSPGLTVPPRVFLFGGKAAPGYFVAKRIIKLITAVGETINADPDVNRCLKVVFLPNFNVKNAHLVYPAADLSEQISTAGKEASGTGNMKFMINGAVTIGTLDGANVEIRREAGAENFFLFGLTEGEVERVKADGYRPLNHVESDAELAAVLELIARGEFTGGDPEVLRPIVDNLIHHDPFLALADYRSYVDCQEQVSRAWLDSDAWSRMSILNTARSGMFSSDRAIAEYCDDIWGVGPMPVAF; this is translated from the coding sequence GTGACCGATCTCGCCAACCCCCCGACCAGCACGTCTGCCGAGGTCAGCGGTGTGACGGCCGGGCCGACGGGGCAGAGCCGCTCGGGCATGACCGCGGACGCGCTGCGCGCCGCCGTCTCCGACCACCTGCTCTATTCGATCGCGCGGCCGCCCGCGGTGCTGACCCCGGAGCACTACTACCGCGCGCTGTCGCTTGCGGTGCGCGACCGGATGCAGAAGCGCTGGATGGCCACCACGCAGGACTGGCTGGACCGGTCGGCGAAGGTCACGTGCTACCTGTCGGCCGAGTTCCTGATGGGCCCCCAACTCGGCAACAACCTGCTCAACCTCGGCATCGAGGACGAAGCGCGCACCGCGCTGGCCGGCCTCGGCCAGGACCTCGACGTGATCCTCGACTGCGAGGGCGAGCCGGGGCTGGGCAACGGCGGCCTGGGCCGGCTCGCGGCGTGCTATCTCGACTCGCTGGCCACGCTGGAGCGCCCGTCGATCGGCTACGGCATCCGCTACGAGTTCGGCATCTTCTCCCAGGAGATCGTCGACGGCTGGCAGGTCGAGAAGACGGACAACTGGCTGGTGCGCGGCAACCCGTGGGAGATCGACAAGCCCGACGCCAGTTACCTGGTGAGTTGGGGCGGCCACACCGAGGCATACGAGGACGTCACGGGCCGGCTGCGGGTGCGGTGGGTGCCGCAGCGGGTGTTCCAGGGCGTCTCCTACGACACCCCGGTGCAGGGCTATGGCGTCAACACGTGCAACACGCTGACCCTGTGGAGCGCGCGGGCGGTCGAGTCGTTCGCGCTCGAGGCGTTCAACACCGGCGACTTCTACCGGGCCGTCGACGAGGAGGTGGTCTCCGAGACGGTGTCCAAGGTGCTCTACCCCAACGACGAGCCCGAGGCGGGCAAGCGGCTGCGTCTGCTGCAGCAGTACTTCTTCGTGACGTGCTCGCTGCAGGACGTTCTCAACATCCACACCCAGCGGGCCGGGCTGCCGCTGTCGGCGCTGCCGGACAAGTGGGCGATCCAGCTCAACGACACGCATCCGTCGATCGCGGTGGCGGAGTTGATGCGGCTGCTGATCGACGACCATCAGCTGCCCTGGGAGCAGGCGTGGAACCTGACGGTGCGCACGTTCGGCTACACCAACCACACGCTGCTGCCCGAGGCGCTGGAGACCTGGCCGCTGGCCATGTTCTCCGAGGCTCTACCGCGGCACCTCGAGTTGATCTACGAGATCAACGACCGCTTCCTCGAGGAGGTGCGGGCGAGGTTCCCCGGCGACGAGGAGCGGGTGGCGCGGATGTCGCTGATCGGTGAGGACGGCGGCCGGAGCGTGCGGATGGCGCATCTGGCGACGGTCGGCAGCCACGCGGTCAACGGGGTGGCCGCGCTGCATTCGGAGCTGCTGAAATCCAGCGTGCTGAAGGACTTCTACGAGATGTGGCCGCAGCGGTTCGGCAACGTCACCAACGGGGTGACGCCCCGACGGTTCCTCGCCCTGTCCAACCCGGGCCTGCGCGGACTCCTCGACCAGACGATCGGGACCGGCTGGCTGACCGACCTGGAGCGGCTGCACGGGCTGGAGTCCTTCGTCGACGACCCGGCGTTCCGGCAGCGGTGGCGGGATGTCAAGCGCGTCAACAAGTCCCGGCTCGCGGAGTTCATCCATTCGGCGACGGGCATCGAGTGCAGCCCGGCTTGGATGTTCGACGTGCAGGTCAAGCGCATCCACGAGTACAAGCGTCAGCACCTGATGGCGCTGCACATCATCACGCTCTATCACCGGCTGAAGACCAGCCCGGGGCTGACGGTGCCGCCGCGGGTGTTCCTCTTCGGCGGCAAGGCGGCGCCGGGATATTTCGTGGCCAAGCGGATCATCAAGCTGATCACCGCGGTCGGCGAGACGATCAACGCCGACCCGGACGTCAACCGGTGCCTGAAAGTGGTGTTCCTGCCGAACTTCAACGTCAAGAACGCCCACCTCGTCTACCCGGCGGCCGACCTCTCGGAACAGATCTCGACGGCCGGCAAGGAAGCGTCGGGCACCGGCAACATGAAGTTCATGATCAACGGCGCGGTCACGATCGGCACCCTCGACGGCGCCAACGTCGAGATCCGCCGCGAAGCGGGTGCGGAGAACTTCTTCCTGTTCGGGCTCACCGAAGGCGAGGTCGAGCGCGTCAAGGCCGACGGCTACCGTCCGCTGAACCATGTGGAGTCCGACGCGGAGCTGGCGGCGGTGCTCGAGCTGATCGCGCGCGGCGAGTTCACCGGTGGCGACCCCGAGGTGCTGCGGCCGATCGTGGACAACCTCATCCACCACGACCCGTTCCTGGCGCTGGCGGACTACCGCTCGTACGTCGACTGCCAGGAGCAGGTGAGCCGGGCCTGGCTCGACAGCGACGCCTGGTCGCGCATGTCGATCCTCAACACCGCCCGCAGCGGCATGTTCAGCTCGGACCGGGCGATCGCCGAGTACTGCGACGACATCTGGGGCGTCGGCCCGATGCCGGTCGCCTTCTGA
- a CDS encoding sensor domain-containing diguanylate cyclase, with translation MEMSTGGQLTATGFAGPFERARARLAAADLFPPVGHLLGWTAAVAASSYALRWLASFDGRTFTVVWLAAAPQLVALLTSRRRHWPAYLLAFAVFQYGPAWLVLGQRPDLAALSTLTAVVFAASMLHSDQDWVRGRSDSLRSWRRFVLYGVVAGPALAGVIGAISVAVGARGRTDAGALAVAALMWYLTEAVGIAFVTPVLLRWRRYWRRYSGRALLTSAGFLSLMVALGVVAAVESNFVLMFLTGVPALLVLIEFGIAAAFLQMAVGATVVLSTTFAGIGPFTAATDSPTLAMMHAQVFLLAGYAMVVLVAAALEERNRLTALDHASHEVYDLVAELTGDLVLVVDARGDILHNASAGTTTLSLRPGRIAYSEWQRHVHPDDLHVIAQRVSAGRPGASLPFRVRNRDGSWAWFVVHSRRASRGLSAAILRDVTLEHEVHASLTDMANSDALTGLANRRGLSERARGIWSRAYERDQPLTALFVDVDHFKAFNDCFGHQAGDACLRSVADVLAHLADPDSCVASRYGGEEFAVVLAGCENPYTFAEGLSSAIRALRIPHPAAPSGVVTVSVGVATVHPRDGVLFRGVDPDAAVGQLLDRADKALYAAKASGRNSISVYRDDPANRVLIGEQIHHAGERPRQAAGSGHDE, from the coding sequence ATGGAGATGTCGACGGGTGGGCAGCTCACGGCGACCGGGTTTGCCGGGCCGTTCGAGCGGGCGCGCGCACGCCTGGCGGCCGCCGACCTGTTCCCTCCGGTGGGGCACCTCCTCGGCTGGACCGCGGCGGTGGCCGCGTCGTCCTACGCACTGCGGTGGCTGGCGTCCTTCGACGGCCGCACCTTCACCGTGGTGTGGCTGGCCGCGGCGCCGCAGCTGGTGGCTCTGCTCACCTCCCGCCGCCGGCACTGGCCGGCCTACCTGCTCGCGTTCGCGGTCTTCCAGTACGGGCCGGCGTGGCTGGTGCTCGGCCAGCGTCCCGACCTGGCCGCGCTGTCGACGCTGACCGCGGTCGTCTTCGCGGCGTCGATGCTGCACTCCGACCAGGACTGGGTGCGGGGGCGCAGCGACTCGCTGCGCAGCTGGCGCCGCTTCGTGCTCTACGGCGTCGTCGCGGGGCCCGCGCTGGCCGGAGTCATCGGGGCGATCAGCGTGGCGGTGGGCGCCCGGGGCCGCACCGATGCGGGAGCCCTGGCCGTCGCCGCGCTGATGTGGTACCTCACCGAGGCGGTCGGCATCGCGTTCGTGACGCCGGTGCTGTTGCGGTGGCGGCGGTACTGGCGGCGCTACTCGGGGCGTGCGCTGCTGACGTCGGCGGGGTTCCTGTCGTTGATGGTCGCCCTCGGGGTGGTGGCCGCCGTCGAGTCCAACTTCGTGCTGATGTTCCTGACGGGCGTGCCCGCGCTGCTGGTGCTCATCGAGTTCGGCATCGCCGCGGCGTTCCTGCAGATGGCCGTCGGCGCGACGGTGGTCCTGAGCACGACGTTCGCCGGCATCGGGCCGTTCACGGCCGCGACCGACAGCCCCACGCTGGCGATGATGCACGCGCAGGTCTTCCTGCTCGCGGGGTACGCGATGGTGGTGCTGGTGGCCGCCGCGCTGGAGGAACGCAACCGGCTGACCGCGCTGGACCACGCCAGCCACGAGGTGTACGACCTCGTCGCCGAGCTGACCGGCGACCTCGTGCTCGTCGTCGACGCCCGCGGCGACATCCTGCACAACGCCTCGGCGGGCACCACCACACTGTCGCTGCGGCCGGGGCGCATCGCGTACTCGGAGTGGCAGCGCCACGTGCACCCCGACGATCTGCACGTGATCGCGCAGCGGGTCAGTGCCGGGCGGCCCGGTGCGTCGCTGCCGTTCCGGGTCCGCAACCGGGACGGGTCGTGGGCGTGGTTCGTGGTGCACAGCCGCCGGGCGTCGCGCGGTCTGTCCGCGGCGATCCTGCGCGACGTCACGCTGGAGCACGAGGTGCACGCCTCACTGACCGACATGGCGAACTCCGACGCGCTGACCGGGCTGGCGAACCGGCGCGGGTTGTCGGAGCGGGCGCGCGGGATCTGGTCGCGCGCCTACGAGCGGGACCAGCCGCTCACCGCGCTGTTCGTCGACGTGGACCACTTCAAGGCCTTCAACGACTGCTTCGGGCACCAGGCCGGAGACGCGTGCCTGCGCAGCGTCGCCGACGTCCTGGCCCACCTGGCTGATCCCGACAGCTGCGTGGCCTCGCGCTACGGCGGTGAGGAGTTCGCGGTGGTGCTGGCCGGTTGCGAGAACCCCTACACGTTCGCCGAGGGACTGTCCTCGGCGATCCGCGCCCTCCGCATCCCCCACCCGGCAGCACCGTCCGGCGTGGTCACGGTCAGTGTCGGCGTGGCCACCGTGCACCCCCGCGACGGGGTGCTGTTCCGCGGCGTCGACCCCGACGCCGCGGTGGGGCAGTTGCTCGACCGGGCCGACAAGGCGCTCTACGCCGCGAAAGCCAGTGGACGCAACTCGATTTCGGTGTACCGCGACGACCCGGCGAACCGGGTGCTAATCGGCGAGCAGATTCACCACGCCGGTGAACGTCCGCGGCAGGCCGCCGGCAGCGGGCACGATGAGTGA
- a CDS encoding NAD(P)/FAD-dependent oxidoreductase, protein MIDLVVAGGGPAGLATAIHAAHAGLETVVVEKRPGPIDKACGEGLMPHAVRHLDALGAKPEGVPFRGITYADAHRAVTAPFARGAGLGVRRTTLHAALLHAAEAAGVTIVHDRVDGVIQDAESVTVNGIRGRYLAAADGLHSPVRAALGMGLPPGPMRRWGIRRHVAVPPWSDCVEVHWSREAEAYVTPVAGDCVGVAMLSSRQGRFESHLEAFPVLRERLAGHPHEPDRAAGPLRQRVRSRVAGRVLLVGDAAGYVDALTGEGLGLAFEAARLLVAGVLADRPGDYERQWRRATRRYRLMTTAMLHASTSPLRSLIVPAAGGLPRTFTGVVNLLAD, encoded by the coding sequence ATGATCGACCTCGTCGTCGCCGGAGGCGGACCGGCCGGGCTGGCGACCGCGATCCACGCCGCGCACGCCGGGCTCGAGACCGTCGTCGTCGAGAAGCGCCCGGGCCCGATCGACAAGGCCTGCGGGGAGGGCCTGATGCCCCACGCGGTCCGTCATCTCGACGCGCTGGGCGCGAAACCCGAGGGTGTCCCCTTCCGCGGCATCACCTACGCCGACGCGCACCGGGCCGTCACGGCGCCGTTCGCCCGGGGCGCCGGACTGGGCGTCCGGCGCACCACGCTGCACGCCGCACTGCTGCACGCCGCCGAGGCCGCCGGGGTCACGATCGTGCACGACAGGGTCGACGGCGTCATCCAGGACGCGGAGTCGGTGACCGTCAACGGGATTCGCGGCCGCTACCTGGCCGCCGCCGACGGGCTGCACTCCCCCGTCCGGGCCGCTCTGGGCATGGGCCTGCCGCCGGGGCCGATGCGGCGCTGGGGCATCAGGCGGCACGTCGCCGTGCCGCCGTGGAGCGACTGCGTCGAGGTGCACTGGTCGCGCGAGGCCGAGGCGTACGTGACACCGGTGGCCGGCGACTGCGTGGGCGTCGCGATGCTCTCCTCCCGGCAGGGCCGTTTCGAAAGCCACCTGGAGGCGTTTCCCGTGCTGCGCGAACGTCTCGCCGGGCACCCCCACGAACCCGACCGCGCCGCGGGACCGCTGCGGCAGCGGGTGCGCTCGCGAGTCGCGGGCCGGGTGCTGCTGGTGGGCGACGCGGCGGGTTACGTCGACGCGCTCACCGGCGAAGGCCTGGGCCTGGCGTTTGAGGCGGCGCGGCTTCTGGTCGCCGGCGTGCTCGCCGACCGTCCCGGCGACTATGAGCGGCAGTGGCGGCGGGCCACCCGCCGCTATCGGCTGATGACCACCGCGATGCTGCACGCGAGCACGTCACCGCTGCGGTCACTCATCGTGCCCGCTGCCGGCGGCCTGCCGCGGACGTTCACCGGCGTGGTGAATCTGCTCGCCGATTAG